The following are encoded together in the Meriones unguiculatus strain TT.TT164.6M chromosome 16, Bangor_MerUng_6.1, whole genome shotgun sequence genome:
- the LOC110562330 gene encoding olfactory receptor 5V1 — MEGKNQTAPSEFIILGFSNLNELQFLLFTVFFLTYICTLGGNVFIILVTMADSRLHTPMYYFLGNLAIIDICYTTTNVPQMMVHLLSKKKIISYGGCVTQLFAFIFLVGSECLLLAAMAYDRYIAICKPLRYSLIMSKTLCSQLAAMCWTSGFFNSVVHTVLTFHLPFCGNNQINYFFCDIPPLLILSCGDTSINELALLSIGIFIGWTPFLCIILSYLYIISTILKIHSSEGRHKAFSTCASHLLIVILYYGSAIFTYVRPISSYSLEKDRLISVLYSVVTPMLNPIIYTLRNKDIKQAVKTIGRKWQPRVFSSDM; from the coding sequence ATGGAAGGAAAGAATCAAACAGCTCCATCTGAATTCATCATCTTGGGGTTCTCCAACCTGAATGAATTGCAGTTTTTACTCTTCACCGTCTTCTTTCTGACTTACATATGCACTTTAGGAGGGAATGTTTTTATCATCTTGGTGACCATGGCCGATTCCCGCCTGCACACACCCATGTACTATTTCCTAGGAAATCTCGCCATTATTGATATCTGCTACACCACTACTAATGTCCCCCAGATGATGGTGCATCTTCtgtcaaagaagaaaataatttcctACGGAGGCTGTGTGACACAACTCTTTGCATTCATTTTTTTGGTAGGCTCAGAGTGTCTCCTCTTGGCAGCAATGGCATATGACCGGTACATTGCTATCTGCAAACCCTTAAGGTATTCACTCATCATGAGCAAAACCCTGTGCAGCCAGTTAGCAGCCATGTGCTGGACAAGCGGTTTTTTCAACTCGGTGGTGCACACTGTTTTGACCTTCCACCTGCCCTTCTGTGGTAACAATCAGATCAACTATTTCTTCTGTGACATACCACCTTTGCTGATCTTGTCTTGTGGGGATACTTCCATCAATGAACTGGCTTTGCTGTCCATTGGAATCTTCATAGGTTGGACTCCTTTTCTGTGCATCATCCTTTCCTATCTTTACATCATCTCCACCATCCTGAAGATTCACTCCTCTGAGGGAAGGCACAAAGCCTTTTCCACCTGTGCCTCCCACCTGCTCATTGTTATTCTCTATTATGGCAGTGCCATATTCACATATGTGCGGCCCATCTCATCCTACTCACTAGAGAAAGACAGATTGATCTCAGTGTTGTATAGTGTTGTCACACCCATGCTGAATCCCATAATTTATACACTGAGAAATAAAGACATCAAACAGGCTGTAAAGACCATAGGGAGAAAGTGGCAGCCACGAGTTTTCTCTTCTGATATGTAA